A genomic window from Streptomyces sp. NBC_00234 includes:
- a CDS encoding peptidoglycan-binding protein, whose translation MAVPLSPDALARALRREGVRVAEHGDWQTHNRNHKGAWGPVHGVMLHHTAGTNSLALCRSGTPDLPGPLCIGLVAKDGTVHLVGYGRTNHAGLGSSAVLGAVRTEAALPAPGPDAVDGNARFYGFEIENLGNGRDPYPEAQLDASDRLSAALCRTHGWTARSVIAHKEWTRRKIDPSFSMASMRGRIATRLGSAPTVEPYEPFPGAAFFVPGRTSPLITRAGIRLVAEGCGRYDVGPGPVWGEADRRSYAAWQRELGYSGGAADGVPGRASWDRLRVPRI comes from the coding sequence GTGGCCGTACCCCTCTCCCCCGACGCCCTCGCGCGCGCCCTGCGCCGCGAGGGCGTCCGCGTCGCCGAACACGGCGACTGGCAGACCCACAACCGCAACCACAAGGGCGCCTGGGGCCCGGTGCACGGCGTCATGCTGCACCACACCGCGGGCACCAACAGCCTCGCCCTGTGCCGGTCGGGCACACCGGATCTGCCCGGTCCGCTCTGCATCGGGCTGGTCGCCAAGGACGGCACCGTCCACCTGGTCGGCTACGGGCGAACCAACCACGCGGGCCTCGGCTCGTCCGCCGTCCTCGGCGCCGTACGCACCGAAGCGGCCCTGCCCGCCCCGGGACCGGACGCCGTGGACGGCAACGCGCGCTTCTACGGCTTCGAGATCGAGAACCTCGGCAACGGCCGCGATCCCTATCCCGAGGCTCAACTCGACGCCTCCGACCGGCTGTCCGCCGCACTGTGCCGCACACACGGCTGGACGGCGCGGAGCGTGATCGCGCACAAGGAGTGGACCCGACGGAAGATCGACCCGTCGTTCTCCATGGCCTCGATGCGCGGCCGGATCGCGACCCGCCTCGGCTCGGCACCCACCGTGGAGCCGTACGAACCGTTTCCTGGCGCCGCGTTCTTCGTACCCGGGCGGACCAGCCCGCTGATCACGAGGGCCGGTATCCGGCTCGTCGCCGAGGGCTGCGGCCGGTACGACGTCGGGCCAGGCCCGGTCTGGGGAGAGGCCGACCGGCGCTCGTACGCCGCCTGGCAGCGCGAGCTCGGCTACAGCGGAGGCGCGGCGGACGGCGTCCCGGGGCGTGCCAGCTGGGACCGACTGCGCGTCCCCCGTATCTGA
- a CDS encoding heat shock protein transcriptional repressor HspR yields the protein MDGRRRNPYQLTDESPVYVISIAAQLSGLHPQTLRQYDRLGLVSPDRTAGRGRRYSARDIELLRTVQQLSQDEGINLAGIKRIIELENQVAALQQRVAELSAAVDGAAVAMQQREAQVHASYRRDLVPYQDVQQASALVVWRPKPKRATD from the coding sequence ATGGACGGCCGTCGACGTAATCCGTACCAGCTGACCGACGAATCACCGGTGTACGTGATCTCGATCGCGGCCCAGCTCTCGGGCCTGCACCCGCAGACGCTGCGCCAGTACGACCGCCTCGGCCTGGTCTCCCCGGACCGCACCGCCGGGCGCGGCAGGCGCTACTCGGCCCGCGACATCGAACTGCTGCGCACCGTCCAGCAGTTGTCGCAGGACGAGGGCATCAACCTGGCCGGCATCAAACGCATCATCGAGCTGGAGAACCAGGTCGCCGCGCTCCAGCAGCGCGTCGCCGAGCTCTCGGCGGCGGTCGACGGGGCGGCGGTGGCCATGCAGCAGCGCGAGGCCCAGGTGCACGCCTCGTACCGCCGTGACCTGGTCCCGTACCAGGACGTCCAGCAGGCGAGCGCGCTGGTGGTGTGGCGTCCGAAGCCCAAGAGGGCTACGGACTAG
- the dnaJ gene encoding molecular chaperone DnaJ: MSTKDFVEKDYYKVLGVPKDATDAEVKKAYRKLAREFHPDANKSDAKAEERFKEISEANDILGDSKKRKEYDEARALFGNGGFRAGPGGAGGNFNFDLGDLFGGAPGGGGGQAGGAGGFGGGGGLGDVFGGLFNRGGAGTRVQPRRGQDIESEVTLSFTEAVDGATVPLRMSSQAPCKACSGTGDKNGTPRVCPTCVGTGQVSRGSGGGFSLTDPCVDCKGRGLIAQDPCEVCKGSGRAKSARTMQVRIPAGVLDGQRIRLRGKGSPGERGGPAGDLYVVVHVDAHPVFGRKGDNLTVTVPVSFTEAALGGEVKVPTLGGPPVTLKLPAGTPNGRTMRARGKGAVRKDGTRGDLLVTVEVAVPKDLAPEARDALEAYRKATAEEDPRAELFQAAKGA, encoded by the coding sequence ATGAGCACGAAGGACTTCGTCGAGAAGGACTACTACAAGGTTCTCGGCGTCCCCAAGGACGCCACCGACGCCGAGGTCAAGAAGGCGTACCGGAAGCTCGCCCGCGAGTTCCACCCGGACGCCAACAAGAGTGACGCCAAGGCGGAGGAGCGCTTCAAGGAGATCTCCGAGGCGAACGACATCCTCGGCGACAGCAAGAAGCGCAAGGAGTACGACGAAGCCCGCGCGCTCTTCGGCAACGGAGGCTTCCGGGCCGGTCCCGGCGGCGCCGGGGGCAACTTCAACTTCGACCTGGGCGACCTCTTCGGAGGTGCCCCGGGCGGTGGCGGCGGCCAGGCCGGCGGCGCCGGAGGGTTCGGCGGCGGCGGCGGGCTGGGAGACGTCTTCGGCGGTCTCTTCAACCGCGGCGGTGCGGGCACCCGTGTGCAGCCCCGGCGCGGCCAGGACATCGAGTCCGAGGTGACGCTCAGCTTCACCGAGGCGGTCGACGGGGCCACCGTCCCGCTGCGGATGTCCAGCCAGGCACCCTGCAAGGCGTGTTCGGGCACCGGCGACAAGAACGGCACCCCGAGGGTCTGCCCGACCTGTGTCGGCACCGGACAGGTGTCGCGCGGCAGCGGCGGCGGCTTCTCGCTCACCGATCCCTGCGTGGACTGCAAGGGCCGGGGCCTCATCGCCCAGGACCCCTGCGAGGTCTGCAAGGGCAGCGGACGGGCGAAGTCGGCCCGCACCATGCAGGTCAGGATCCCGGCGGGTGTCCTGGACGGCCAGCGCATCCGGCTGCGCGGCAAGGGCAGCCCGGGCGAACGCGGCGGACCGGCCGGCGACCTGTACGTCGTCGTGCACGTCGACGCCCACCCCGTCTTCGGCCGCAAGGGCGACAACCTCACGGTCACCGTGCCGGTCTCCTTCACGGAGGCGGCGCTCGGCGGCGAGGTGAAGGTCCCGACGCTCGGCGGCCCCCCGGTCACCCTGAAGCTTCCGGCCGGCACCCCCAACGGGCGTACGATGCGCGCCCGCGGCAAGGGTGCGGTCCGCAAGGACGGCACCCGCGGCGACCTCCTGGTCACCGTGGAGGTCGCAGTGCCCAAGGACCTCGCACCCGAGGCCCGGGACGCACTGGAGGCATACCGGAAGGCGACCGCGGAGGAGGACCCGCGGGCGGAGCTGTTCCAGGCTGCGAAGGGAGCTTGA